Genomic window (Ostrinia nubilalis chromosome 23, ilOstNubi1.1, whole genome shotgun sequence):
gtcgttatggaaatccttgagggaggcctttgaacagcagtggacgtcatttagctgaaacgaacgattttAATACGAAAAAGCTATTTTTCTTCATTGACTAGGTACAAAGTAATTAACAAAACGTTTTAATGTCTCAAGCTTTTCAATTTTATCACGCTAATTACAAACACATAATTTAAACTTGCACAAACAACAGCTAATTCGATCCTAAACGATTTATTATCCGAATTAGGGACAGTCAAGTGAAACAAATCGATTGACTCGCACGCTAGTCCATATAAACCCTTGGATCGTGATTAGAGGTTAGGTAATCAGTTAAATGATAGTCATTGTGAGTCCGACGTGAGAAGTCCATTGTGGATTGGATCGGTTTGCGTCGGAGTCGAACTTAGTACTATCTGTGAGTAGAATGTGGAAGGTTGTATCAGTGGTGTGCGCGGTTTTCGCGAGCGCGTGCGCAGCGCCGGCAGAAATACAAAGCTTCGCGCCTATAAACGAATTCGCGCTGCAACTACTCGAAAACACTTACGCTTACCAAGACAATTTTGGCAATAAGAACATCGCTATATCACCTTTATCGATATGGAGCATATTCTCTTTATTAGCCGAAGGATCTTCTGGCGAAACGTTCTTGGAATTAATGAAAGGATTAAAACTGCCGAGAGACTTGAGAACGACTCAAGCTTTGCACAGAGCTGTGAATAATCAATTAAAGAGTAACAAAGAAGATGTCACGTTAATAGGACAATCAGCTATGTTTCCTGATTGCTCTTTGGAGGTGTTGCCCGAATTTTGTGAAGCAGCAACGTCTTATAACACTGACATTTATGTGGTGGACCCATCTAACACCACGAAACTAGCCCACGATATTAATTTGTACGTGTGCCTCGCTACGGATGGACTAATTGCCAATGCAGTAACTCCTGAGCTCCTGACAGATTTAAGAATGGTCCTGGTGGATGCTCTCTACTTCAAAGCAAGCTGGACGTACCAATTCGACCCGTCCCGAACAAAAGAAAGCTCATTCTTCAACCTCCAAGGGAAGAACATAGGATCAGTGAACATGATGTACCAAAAAGCACCACATAATATTGCGTATCCCGAGCAAATTGAGGCCCAAGTTTTAGAAATGACATACGGGAAGAACGGGCAGTATTCTATGATGATTTTATTGCCTTTCAATGGGGTCCCTACTAACAAAGTTTTGAAGAATTTGGCTACCAAACCCATGGATTGGATCGCTGAGTTAAGGGAAACTGGCAGTGGCACTGACGTGGATTGTTTTATCCCCCGTTTTAAATTATCGACTCGTCAGGATATGATAACTCCGTTGCAGTACTCTGGCATAGTTTCCATATTTGATTCCAAGAAATCCCAGCTGCCTGGTGTAGCAGACAGTCCTTTGTACGTCACAAAGACGATTCAGAATGTTGAGATTGAAGTCACGGAGGAAGGGACTACGGCAGCAGCGTCAACCGTTGTAGGTTTGGAAAATCGCATTCTAGCGCAAAGGTTTGAAGCGAATAGggaattcatatttttaataatggagAGAAGTTCAAATGTAATATTATTCGCTGGTGTCTACGGTGAGCCATCTTTAGATTGATTGGTTTTGAATATTTGGAATCTCGAGACGATGTTTTCTGTGAAGTTGACTAAttgtattatgaaaataaaatagaaacaaaataaaatggaCACGCCATTTTGTTTCTTATTTTGATTTCACATgtagattaattttattataactgTAAGCAACATTCCTGCCACTAATTAATTTTGTAGCTAAATAGcacctaaggctgggttgcaccatcttactttaactttgacaaacgtcagaaatctgtcaaactccatacaaaaagcaccggttatcgttatagttacggtcaaagttggtggtgcaactcagccaaagtaggtaggtattacagCTAGGTACACAAAATGCCAGTGTTTAGCTAATGTGCGGTCTTCTGTACCACGATAGATTGGGTTCTGCGATAATGTCATCTATCTAGTTGTCATAAGAaccttttttaaacttaaaagttATATTATTTCTTTGTGTTCATGACTGTACAAATTAAAGTTACcattaatattatgtacctatatttttattgttttcgttCGCGAATTGTTAATATTTTGTGATTGGCCAGTCATAGGATGTAATGTATGAATTTTTGTACTGAAATAAAAACGTGTTTTAAATTATGTGTTTTATTATTCATTCATTATTGTCGAGCGTGAGAAAATtacacaatatttaattttatcatattCATGATACGATATTTATGTTGTAGGctgtttataatttaataagtttctaattaaatttataattaCATACTAGTAACTAGTAACTTTTTGTATGCCAAATTAATTGGGTAACTCCAACCGTTTTGAATCTGCAAAAACTTATTTGCCATTTGAAAATGGATCGtagctaaaaataaataaccatacagcttccttataaataaattcatagaACTATGGGAATATAATGTGTAAACAACTAAAATAGATTTAACAGTTAGTCAAACCAAGATTTTTTTACGACCAAAAATAAACATGAATCTGGAAATGTCAGGTTCGATTCCTAAAAAAAGCATATACtgcacataaataaataaatatccttggacattttacactgcgactctagtcccaaactaagcaaagcttgtacctactatgggtactagacagcGGATATAAACAACTTATACTTTTTTGTAAATGTCATACATAATACAAAACACTCtcatcatacataataaacaTCACAGTGAATAGATAGATTAAGTAAAGAAGAAGCAATTAATatttcagtatttatttatgtgtttATTATCCTTGAATCTCTTCAAGACAGCCTTGTAGTACATCGGTGTCTATTTACTACACTACAACTACCACTTTGTCCTAGGTCGTCAAAGATTatgtaacactggtattatttaCAACAAACGACATAACCGTTTAATTGCCCCTATTGTAGCATTTTTTCTACAGTTTACCTATAGCGTAAACACTTTGCAACATGATATCATAGCTGCGGCAAAAAGATGAACCGTTGGTAAAGGAGTAGAGGACAGTAGGTTTATTGTACAGCTTGGATCTTGAAGTGGAGCcaccgaaaaacgcagcgtgtgacgtccacctacaaggtggacagatgaccaaGTTGTCAGGTCGTCAGTGCACCTTGTGGGttgacgtctcacgctgcgttctTCGGTACGTGTTATTAgtaagaaggcgctggatgcaggccgctaccaaccgtgcgatgtggaagtcattgggggtggcctatgttcagcagtggacgtcctgtggctgaaatgataatgattataaataatcaaatcaaataataagcaaatatgcagaaaaaatataaaatcatgCACAAAAAACTGCTATGGAATAGTTGTTTGGCCCCTCTGACAAATAAACTCAGCATACAAGACCGCATGGGGCATGtctcgaaactgattttcagcgggggccctTTCAGATAggtatgttcgttcgttcgtttcagccaaatgacgtccactgctggacaaaggcctcctccaaggttttccacaatgcacggtcctgcgctgcccgcatccaggctcttcccgcgacctttacgagatcgtcggtccacctagtaggaggcctgcccacgctacgtcttccagcccgtggtcagCCAGCCagataggtatgtaggtactgGATGGTAAATAGCCAAGTAAGCTAGTAAAGTGTCAAGTAGACACTGGGCGGGACACTGACAAGACTTTGATGCTAAATTACCTActtctattatttttattttatacttcaCACGttcgcaaacattactatgagatggcgcgtggacacacagggtcacacatataacgcccctgggtctgcgggtgtgtatgggcgacggtaatcacttaccatcaggtgatccgtctgctcgtttgcctcctatcacataaaaaaaaacagggtcacacacgaaccaatctagctagctctattcaacgctatgcgttcggtttgctgcttctcttaagcaagcatcgcttAGAACTTTATTGGGTTATAGTGAATGAGGCTCTAAGTTTACCTACTGAACAAACTTTTCTTATGATCAAGTCGTGACCATCCGTTTGAATTTTAAAACCAAATTCCGTAAATTATCAAGTCTATAGCCGGATCCgattttttaactaaaataattgtttaattATACGTCTgtaatattgaaatttaaaaataaaatattgtcatagTTTTTTGTGTGCAAATTCCTCCGTTTGTAATCCGTTTAGTAATACCAAACTAAACACTATGGCATAATAAAATCTTAACTATATAGGTCTATCGCTTAACTCAATCAGTGTCTGAGGTTATAGGAGCAGCACGGGAGGGTGATTTTGTGACgatcaaacgtcagcgagacttcagattgtgcttcagatttgtatagttccaaaaaaagtgcagtgaagtgataaattataaaaaacattgaaatacttcgaatttgagcgcgcatcgagtgtcgagtgggttgtcgtatgaacaacccgctttggacccggtggcgtctcgaaacctgcttacgggcatacttaactccacggaatccatgaaaaatcaatagaactgaaacacccacgttctattgataactatgtcaatatttttcactcgacattggcagaaataaacctcccagagaggtttggttgccacaaataaaaaaaaaaaaaaaaaaaaaaatagttccaaaatactgaactgtcctatgcacgacattgacagcggggcgccaccgtcaataccggatcgcgggttccaatttttgccatgttggaaaccatatagttgaacgatggtagcgcccccctgtcattgagtttggtgggacagttcagcgtgggtcatctatatgcgctgtcacgtcataatatgtcaatgtcaatcAACCCTCTCGTACCgatctcatacctcaggcactgaatGAGTTAAGCACTAgtcataggctgagttgcaccacctaactttgaccgtaacttcaacgataaccggtgttttttgtatggactttgacagatttttgccttttgtcaaagttaaagtaagatggtgcaaccaagccttaGTTGTAGATCGGTGTCGGTCCTATTTTGTGACAATCGTGTAtcttacgcccgttttcacaaacaatactatgagctcccacagagcgcgtggacgcacaggctgacacacgaaccaatcacagagctctattcaacgctgtgcgttcgattagcggcttcacttaagcaagtatcgtttgtgaatacgggcgttagactgTTTTCTCTATAATTCGACGGTCAGCAGCCGCCGTGTAAACGCTGCGCAGGCGCTGGCGATACAATAAAGTTACGACGACGGTCCCTATTATAGTAGTACAACATCTATCTACTGTTAGATATACAGACCTACTGTGATCATTGTATCCGACTCGCATTTAGTTTAATATGTAACTAAGGAAAACCTGTAATTGGCATTACttgctatacagtgtgagtcatgttaaagtgtacatatgaaaatagataaaactatacctattttatcgacaaaaagaggtcaaattttttttgagatttttttttaattttttatcgatttttttttcttccaattacttattgtaaagaaaacgtaataacttttaaactaagaggtatatcctgataaaataaaaacagtaataatgctaaataacaggcaatactgaaaaaatacataaaatacccagaaaatgccaacaaataataaaaaatgagactttttgaaaaaaatctgcttaaaaattcgtatttttttggttatttgataaatttttcaaaaaaatgcccctataataggtggtttttattactttgtattattctctatcgtattatctttgtaaaaccaaaaatcgcatgtctctatccctatcacaacatttgctatgatcgtttgaacaaaggcctgccacaacattattctccgctacaggtagagacaattttaattttaactaaaatgcttattttacttcgaaatcttttgtttttatttgaaatctaacttgtttttatcaaaattacaaatctagagccattttcagtttcgttgtcaacgaagcgttgaatggcgtgcccggagaggcttagttcaaacaatcattgcaaacgttgtgatagggatagagacatgcgatttttggttttacgaaggtaatacgatacagaataataaaaagtaataaaaaccaccggttataggggcattttttggagaaatttatcaaataaccaaaaaaacacaatttttttagcagatttttttcaaaaagtatcattttttattattttctggcctttttttgtgtattttatgtattttttagtatcgcctgttatttagcattattactgtttttattttatcaggatataccgcttagtttaaaagttattacgttttctttacaataagtaattggaagaaaaaaaattcgataaaaaattaaaaaaaaatctcaaaaaatttttgacctcttttttgtcgataaaaataggtctagtttcatctatttccatatgtacactttaacgtgactcacactgtataatttaaGCATAATACTTGTAATTATTATAAGAATATGCTGTAGATTttccttgaataaataaataaataaataaataaattatacgtcTCTAGAAAACAAGGTTATATTCGGACAAAATCGGTTTTCTAATTGTGTGAACATGACAGAGTGATTCATAATGAAAATCTTGCCCTATATGTAAACCAAGCTGTTTTAAGTTTGGCTATCCGTTCAAGTACCAGCGAAAGATACTACAGAAAATTGCTACCGCGGTCTCATGGGTTCCACGAGACTCCTATACTACCTATCTTTGGCGTTGCGTAAttgataactatttatttataactacttCTAATTTATGAaccataattatattaattgaaaattatactGTTAACAACAATGATAACCATATTTACCGTAAACAAGGAAAATTATAATAAGCATTTATTTTCCGTTGTTTATGTCGCTAAAGTTATTAGAATCTATCAATTGAGtaatttaaatacctacattattcaTTTACACAGTAATATAATCATTTACATAGGTGACAAATCTTTATCTACTACAATAGAGGCTGGAGAAAAAATCCGGGAGATCGTGGTCCTTAGCGCTCAAAAGATTccttacatacctacataagggactattcccatctctcattcccaccgctgcaactcctgtgtagccaggatctacagcttgaccgccaataacaacccaaccagtgaaggtcaagtttgtcctagggaaagttaagctgtcattggacccgcaacgaaaacCCCATTTGATGATACAATTTTGCTACACATTCGTTCCagcccaatgacgtccactgctggtctgctggacaaa
Coding sequences:
- the LOC135083476 gene encoding serine protease inhibitor 77Ba-like, whose product is MWKVVSVVCAVFASACAAPAEIQSFAPINEFALQLLENTYAYQDNFGNKNIAISPLSIWSIFSLLAEGSSGETFLELMKGLKLPRDLRTTQALHRAVNNQLKSNKEDVTLIGQSAMFPDCSLEVLPEFCEAATSYNTDIYVVDPSNTTKLAHDINLYVCLATDGLIANAVTPELLTDLRMVLVDALYFKASWTYQFDPSRTKESSFFNLQGKNIGSVNMMYQKAPHNIAYPEQIEAQVLEMTYGKNGQYSMMILLPFNGVPTNKVLKNLATKPMDWIAELRETGSGTDVDCFIPRFKLSTRQDMITPLQYSGIVSIFDSKKSQLPGVADSPLYVTKTIQNVEIEVTEEGTTAAASTVVGLENRILAQRFEANREFIFLIMERSSNVILFAGVYGEPSLD